A portion of the Zootoca vivipara chromosome 6, rZooViv1.1, whole genome shotgun sequence genome contains these proteins:
- the SLC2A1 gene encoding solute carrier family 2, facilitated glucose transporter member 1, whose translation MESGGGKMTAQLMLAVGGAVLGSLQFGYNTGVINAPQKVIEEFYNYTWYNRYGEYISRGTLTTLWSLSVSIFSVGGMIGSFSVGLFVNRFGRRNSMLMSNSLAFLASALMGFSKIASSFEMLVLGRFVIGVYSGLTTGFVPMYVGEVSPTSLRGALGTLHQLGIVLGILIAQVFGMDLIMGSDSLWPLLLGFIFVPALAQCIMLPFAPESPRFLLINRNEENKAKSVLKKLRGTTDVSSDLQEMKEESRQMMQEKKVTIPELFRSPMYRQPILIAVILQLSQQLSGINAVFYYSTSIFEKSGVQQPVYATIGSGVVNTAFTVVSLFVVERAGRRTLHLVGLAGMAGCAVLMTIALALLEQMAWMSYLSIIAIFGFVAFFEIGPGPIPWFIVAELFSQGPRPAAFAVAGLSNWTSNFIVGMSFQYIEEVCGPYVFIIFMVLLIIFFIFTYFKVPETKGRTFDEIASGFRQGGGGQSDNKTPDEFHSLGADSQV comes from the exons GTGATCGAGGAATTCTACAACTACACGTGGTACAACCGCTATGGGGAATACATCAGCCGCGGCACCCTCACCACACTATGGTCCCTCTCTGTGTCCATCTTCTCGGTGGGTGGGATGATTGGGTCGTTCTCGGTGGGGCTGTTTGTCAACCGCTTCGGACG GCGGAATTCTATGCTGATGTCCAACAGCCTTGCCTTCCTGGCTTCAGCGCTAATGGGTTTCTCGAAGATAGCCAGCTCCTTTGAGATGCTGGTCCTTGGCCGCTTCGTCATTGGGGTTTATTCTGGCCTCACCACAGGCTTCGTGCCCATGTATGTGGGGGAGGTGTCGCCCACGTCCCTTCGGGGGGCTCTGGGGACGCTTCACCAGCTGGGCATCGTCTTGGGCATCCTCATAGCGCAG GTGTTCGGCATGGATCTGATCATGGGGAGCGATAGCCTGTGGCCACTCTTGCTGGGGTTCATCTTTGTTCCTGCCTTGGCGCAATGCATCATGCTGCCCTTTGCCCCAGAGAGTCCCCGCTTCCTCCTTATCAACCGCAATGAGGAGAACAAAGCCAAGAGTG TCCTGAAGAAGCTCCGAGGCACGACTGATGTCAGCAGTGACCTCCAGGAAATGAAGGAGGAGAGCCGGCAGATGATGCAGGAGAAGAAAGTCACCATCCCGGAGCTTTTCCGCTCACCCATGTACCGCCAGCCCATCCTCATCGCTGTTATCTTGCAGCtttcccagcagctctctgggatcaaTGCG GTATTCTACTATTCAACCagcatctttgaaaaatctgGGGTGCAGCAGCCTGTCTATGCTACCATCGGGTCTGGAGTTGTAAACACTGCCTTCACGGTGGTCTCG CTGTTCGTAGTGGAGAGGGCCGGACGGCGGACTCTGCATCTTGTGGGCCTGGCCGGAATGGCGGGGTGCGCAGTCCTCATGACCATCGCTTTGGCGCTTCTG GAGCAAATGGCCTGGATGTCCTACCTTAGCATCATTGCCATCTTTGGCTTCGTGGCGTTTTTCGAGATCGGCCCAGGCCCCATTCCATGGTTCATCGTGGCGGAGCTCTTCAGCCAAGGCCCACGGCCAGCAGCCTTCGCTGTGGCTGGCCTCTCGAACTGGACGTCAAACTTCATTGTGGGGATGAGCTTTCAGTACATTGAG GAAGTCTGCGGCCCCTACGTCTTCATCATCTTCATGGTGCTGCTGatcatcttcttcatcttcacCTACTTCAAGGTGCCCGAGACGAAGGGCCGCACCTTTGACGAGATTGCCTCTGGCTTCCGCCAAGGGGGCGGTGGGCAGAGCGACAACAAGACGCCGGACGAATTTCACAGCTTGGGTGCAGACTCCCAAGTCTAA